One segment of Ziziphus jujuba cultivar Dongzao chromosome 12, ASM3175591v1 DNA contains the following:
- the LOC107428213 gene encoding G-type lectin S-receptor-like serine/threonine-protein kinase RKS1, whose protein sequence is MKCAIPRMIHYTILFQLLLFGLCNCFDTISINSHPIRDTDNNVLVSSGGTFALGFFRPGKSNYSYVGIWYHKIPEQTVVWVANRNNPIKDSSGFLSIDTTNGNLVLYPNRTNQTAEVVWSTNASSSACSPASYCVAQLLDSGNLVLLHNITKQVIWQSFDHPTDTMLPNMKLGIDRRTGLNRFLTSWKSEDDPGSGNYAYWIEPSGSPQLFLYKGQIPWWRSGHWNGIGWSGIPAMAGKFIFNLSFVNDNNEISQMWGVLNSAVLSRIVVFESGIVERFNWWYDQGEQEWNGVWSAPTDRCDQYDHCGAFGLCDSSNAEQFECTCLPGFEPGSPTEWYMRDAKHGCLRKPGTLICSEGDGFVNVENVKVPDTSNVKVISSGLSLKACEKECLRNCSCAAYASANISEGGSGCILWHGNLTDTRKFTAAGGQDLYVRVDERELAQYAKKQKGMLVSKKALIILVVSGVTILFSIIFFAYWFPQRKRRGLRKLCHDANVTSEESSEEDKLGQSKRHPDLPFFDLKTLITATNNFSAANKLGRGGFGSVYKGQLVDGRDIAVKRLSKHSRQGMEEFKNEVMVIAKLQHRNLVRLLGCCIHKEEKMLIYEYMPNKSLDYFIFDEARRSHLDWTKRFEIIIGIARGILYLHQDSRLKIIHRDLKASNVLLDASMNPKISDFGMARMFGDDQIQANTNRVVGTFGYMSPEYAMQGLYSTKSDVFSFGVLLLEIISGKKNTDYINGSSLPDYVNGSSWSNLIAHIWELWKEGKVLDIVDPKLCLPFSAKEVSKCIHIGLLCVQEGAKDRPTMSAVIFMLANETSIPPPSTPAFIFQKDASHNPDPSMSSSAEAVSCNSVTITTLEAR, encoded by the exons ATGAAGTGTGCAATACCACGTATGATTCACTATACAATACTGTTTCAATTGCTTCTTTTCGGACTTTGTAATTGCTTCGATACAATATCCATAAATAGCCACCCAATTAGAGACACAGACAATAATGTTTTAGTCTCCAGCGGAGGAACCTTTGCACTCGGATTTTTCAGACCAGGCAAATCAAATTACAGCTATGTTGGAATTTGGTACCACAAAATTCCAGAGCAAACTGTTGTGTGGGTTGCTAACAGAAACAATCCTATAAAAGATTCCTCTGGTTTTCTCTCCATCGATACAACAAATGGAAACCTCGTACTCTACCCAAACAGGACTAATCAAACAGCTGAGGTTGTCTGGTCCACAAATGCTTCTTCTTCAGCATGTTCACCTGCAAGTTACTGTGTAGCTCAGCTATTGGATTCAGGCAACCTTGTTTTGCTCCATAACATCACGAAACAGGTTATATGGCAGAGTTTTGACCACCCAACGGACACAATGCTTCCAAACATGAAACTTGGGATAGATCGAAGAACTGGACTGAATCGGTTCCTGACATCCTGGAAGTCTGAAGATGATCCAGGATCAGGAAATTACGCTTATTGGATTGAGCCAAGTGGGTCCCCTCAGCTGTTCTTGTACAAAGGTCAGATTCCATGGTGGAGATCTGGTCACTGGAATGGGATCGGATGGAGTGGTATACCTGCCATGGCTGGtaaattcattttcaatttgaGTTTTGTGAACGACAACAATGAAATCAGTCAAATGTGGGGTGTGCTCAACTCCGCAGTCCTGTCAAGAATTGTTGTATTTGAGTCTGGAATTGTTGAACGCTTCAATTGGTGGTACGATCAAGGTGAGCAAGAATGGAATGGAGTGTGGTCGGCACCCACAGACCGCTGTGACCAATATGATCATTGTGGTGCATTTGGCCTTTGTGACAGTAGCAATGCTGAACAGTTTGAGTGCACTTGTTTGCCGGGATTCGAACCCGGGTCTCCTACTGAATGGTACATGAGAGATGCAAAACATGGCTGTCTAAGGAAGCCCGGGACGTTGATTTGCAGTGAAGGTGATGGGTTTGTGAATGTAGAAAATGTCAAAGTTCCTGATACTTCTAATGTTAAAGTGATTAGTAGCGGTTTGAGCTTGAAAGCATGTGAAAAGGAGTGCTTGAGGAACTGCAGTTGCGCTGCTTATGCCAGTGCTAATATCAGTGAAGGAGGGAGTGGATGCATACTATGGCATGGGAATTTGACTGATACCAGAAAGTTCACAGCTGCTGGTGGTCAAGATTTATACGTTCGTGTTGATGAGCGTGAGTTAG ccCAGTATGCTAAGAAACAAAAAGGTATGCTTGTTAGTAAGAAGGCTCTTATCATTTTGGTAGTCTCTGGTGTCACAATTTTGTTCAGCATCATTTTCTTTGCATACTGGTTCCCACAGAGGAAAAGAAGAG GACTTCGTAAACTGTGCCATGATGCTAACGTTACTTCTGAAGAATCCTCCGAGGAGGATAAGCTTGGCCAGAGTAAAAGACATCCGGATTTACCATTTTTCGATCTAAAAACCTTAATTACTGCCacaaacaatttctctgctGCAAATAAGCTTGGACGAGGTGGATTTGGTTCTGTCTATAAG GGTCAACTAGTTGATGGACGGGACATAGCTGTGAAAAGATTGTCAAAACATTCAAGACAAGGAATGGAAGAGTTTAAGAATGAAGTCATGGTGATAGCAAAACTACAGCACAGAAATCTTGTAAGGCTTTTGGGTTGTTGCATCCATaaggaagagaagatgttaataTATGAATACATGCCAAACAAAAGCTTGGACTACTTCATATTTG ATGAAGCAAGAAGGTCTCATTTGGACTGGACAAAGAGGTTCGAAATTATTATTGGAATTGCTCGTGGGATCTTGTATCTTCACCAAGATTCAAGACTGAAAATCATCCACAGGGATCTAAAAGCTAGCAATGTTCTACTAGATGCTTCaatgaatccaaaaatttcagATTTTGGAATGGCTAGGATGTTTGGAGATGACCAAATTCAAGCAAATACAAACAGAGTAGTTGGTACATT TGGTTACATGTCACCCGAGTATGCAATGCAAGGGCTCTATTCAACAAAATCTGATGTGTTCAGCTTTGGAGTTTTGCTATTAGAGATCATTAGTGGCAAGAAGAACACAGATTATATCAATGGAAGCTCCTTGCCAGATTATGTCAATGGAAGCTCCTGGTCAAACCTCATTGCACAT ATATGGGAATTATGGAAGGAAGGAAAAGTGTTGGATATAGTTGATCCAAAGCTGTGCCTGCCATTTTCTGCCAAGGAGGTTTCAAAATGCATCCACATCGGGCTCCTGTGTGTGCAGGAAGGTGCAAAAGATAGACCGACCATGTCTGCTGTTATTTTCATGTTGGCTAATGAAACCTCTATTCCTCCACCCAGCACACCTGCATTTATTTTCCAAAAGGATGCCTCTCATAATCCTGATCCTTCAATGTCTAGCTCAGCAGAAGCTGTTTCTTGTAATAGCGTTACCATAACTACACTAGAAGCTCGTTGA